From the Burkholderia ubonensis genome, one window contains:
- a CDS encoding site-specific integrase → MTNSDVNQAMAEHLRRYGLPALPDFVVDRDGRRMDLHGTVWKFNVATEHIAVDWSSFADCNAIVSYALRRWAVLLLAQQAGRTVANGIRTIVDALRDPLSERGQHMWPGLAEITDPVRMRTALRAQMERAIQGLRVRKAMVDFYVLRHWYLWSSEMLDCLGFDEEFALELDEVQIPARPSRLAVELEDEECGPLWDTEVTILRRALLEDVSTARQHVMQRAAVALSLAYGRNPSNFCLLRETDFRNVLAGFDVLEQWTLSIPRIKKPGVGARQAFIEERVSDELAGFLRTLLDANKLVDCGDHPRPIFMRENFDRWCQDTGVGEYGYHIKVDEFRLLIKRFAVRMNLFSPRTGQALHVTSRRLRYTFATTMVELGVSKRVLAAMLDHSDTQHVQVYYALKGRRLTKILDQAAALKMGPLMRLFRGTLVPSSECAVSGPDPTKRIQFVGDISAVLPVEIGACGQDQLCALDPPFSCYLCPKFQPYVEADHQAVLSELLAGRKYRQTKYGARLSIQLDDVIYAVAQVIREVDEYVCGRRKKA, encoded by the coding sequence ATGACGAACAGCGACGTGAACCAAGCTATGGCGGAACACCTGCGGCGGTACGGCCTTCCAGCGTTGCCGGATTTCGTTGTTGACCGGGATGGACGGCGAATGGACCTCCATGGCACGGTATGGAAGTTTAATGTGGCGACTGAGCACATAGCCGTCGACTGGTCCAGCTTTGCCGACTGCAATGCGATTGTGAGCTATGCGCTGCGGCGATGGGCCGTGCTGCTGCTTGCTCAACAAGCTGGCCGAACCGTGGCGAACGGTATCCGCACCATTGTCGATGCGCTTCGCGATCCCCTCTCAGAACGGGGTCAACATATGTGGCCAGGGCTGGCCGAGATTACTGATCCAGTGCGTATGCGAACGGCTCTGCGCGCCCAGATGGAAAGGGCAATTCAGGGCCTGCGAGTACGGAAAGCAATGGTCGACTTTTACGTCCTGCGCCATTGGTATCTTTGGTCATCGGAAATGTTGGACTGCCTCGGTTTCGACGAGGAATTCGCTCTCGAACTCGATGAAGTTCAAATTCCTGCGCGACCGTCGCGTCTTGCGGTTGAACTCGAGGACGAGGAGTGCGGTCCGCTCTGGGATACCGAAGTGACGATTCTTCGTCGCGCGCTGCTGGAGGATGTATCGACGGCGCGTCAGCACGTAATGCAGCGCGCGGCAGTCGCGCTCAGTCTTGCATACGGTCGCAATCCATCTAACTTCTGCCTGCTGCGGGAGACAGACTTTAGGAATGTGCTTGCAGGGTTTGACGTGCTGGAGCAATGGACGCTCTCAATTCCCAGAATTAAGAAGCCGGGTGTTGGTGCCAGGCAGGCCTTTATCGAGGAACGCGTGAGCGACGAACTGGCGGGCTTCTTGCGGACGCTTCTTGATGCGAACAAATTGGTTGACTGTGGCGATCACCCCCGGCCTATCTTCATGCGCGAGAATTTTGATCGTTGGTGTCAGGACACCGGCGTCGGTGAATACGGCTACCACATTAAAGTCGATGAATTCCGCCTGTTGATAAAACGGTTTGCCGTACGGATGAATCTTTTTTCCCCACGTACGGGGCAGGCTCTTCATGTTACTTCCCGTCGGTTGCGCTATACGTTCGCGACGACAATGGTGGAATTGGGTGTGTCAAAGAGAGTGCTTGCCGCCATGCTTGATCACTCCGACACGCAGCACGTTCAGGTTTATTACGCCCTGAAGGGGCGGCGCCTGACCAAGATTCTCGATCAGGCGGCCGCGCTGAAGATGGGGCCGCTGATGAGGCTGTTTCGTGGAACACTGGTACCGTCATCCGAGTGTGCCGTGAGTGGCCCTGATCCTACGAAGCGCATCCAGTTCGTTGGTGATATATCGGCGGTACTGCCGGTTGAAATCGGAGCCTGCGGACAGGATCAGCTTTGTGCCCTTGATCCACCGTTCTCGTGCTACCTCTGTCCAAAGTTCCAACCCTACGTGGAAGCCGACCATCAGGCGGTGCTAAGCGAACTGCTCGCGGGCCGCAAGTACCGTCAAACGAAATACGGCGCGCGTTTGTCAATCCAGTTGGATGATGTCATCTACGCGGTTGCGCAAGTGATCCGAGAGGTCGACGAATATGTCTGCGGGCGTCGCAAGAAAGCGTAA
- a CDS encoding integrase: MAALASAVGKLSDNWIVNRETLVDKAKVLVPFPGVEWDGTVWDVSLAYLHRTRGYKADRPAQRLLFTQHSHVPRMPGAPFRGAFGDVVKSLICQRHRQRGQSASSHMVFIRASRYVFDALADRDYDIGQLTANHLDAAAARLFERERESTAYKVVGHMEEFADALDRNGLCRIRLDWRCRRKSRPKSMTPGRIDDLAQQVGQHSQLPDEEAIRAIGYLYQQIPRDASPHDPVSADRIMILIATVMVCTGLRIGEMLTLPEKPISRAEDGSKNLRYARLKGRADDVAVEWLIKPLLTETEEVVEAALIELWEATQGARQISRSFHESGELLAALPLQAEIVGTSLPAILGLRSKAVAQFLKARRITYTVVAKNIRISREALLQGIRGDHWASPTIPGTPGRGLALHEALCVVYTNQMHRGTRTTLTYAARPITDQNVRDFLTGRGVVGSVFERYAIADSSGGQINVRSHGFRHFLNHLLDEGGAPDLVQTKWFGRKHAGDTKAYQHLTHAQKAAQVVADIMDGQISGAVTELAKVLPAELAQTFLTARIHAVHDVGPGMCIHDFQMAPCPRHLQCTVNCDEYIWLKRDASRSDELKRQAAVVYISLQSVQKQIDGQALVEPDWMRHLRIRYDQLMTQLAPLNFGEVDLVRYIDQGGCHAEGDSS, encoded by the coding sequence ATGGCGGCGCTTGCCAGTGCGGTTGGCAAGCTGTCGGATAACTGGATCGTCAACCGTGAGACGCTAGTAGACAAAGCAAAGGTCTTAGTCCCGTTCCCGGGCGTGGAATGGGACGGTACTGTCTGGGATGTATCGTTGGCTTACCTGCACCGCACCCGTGGCTACAAAGCGGACCGACCAGCCCAGCGTCTGCTGTTCACGCAGCATAGCCACGTGCCACGGATGCCCGGGGCGCCATTTAGGGGGGCGTTTGGGGATGTCGTGAAGTCGCTTATATGCCAGCGGCATCGTCAACGGGGGCAGTCGGCAAGCAGTCACATGGTGTTTATCCGGGCTTCGCGCTACGTGTTCGATGCATTGGCAGATAGAGACTATGACATCGGCCAGTTGACGGCGAATCATCTGGATGCTGCGGCTGCAAGGCTGTTCGAGCGCGAGAGGGAGTCAACGGCATACAAGGTCGTTGGTCACATGGAGGAGTTCGCCGATGCGCTAGATCGTAACGGTTTGTGCAGGATACGACTCGACTGGCGCTGCCGACGCAAATCCCGTCCGAAATCAATGACGCCTGGTCGGATTGACGACTTGGCACAGCAGGTCGGGCAACATAGTCAGCTACCAGATGAGGAGGCCATCCGCGCGATCGGCTACCTCTATCAGCAGATCCCACGTGACGCATCGCCACATGATCCCGTCAGTGCCGATCGCATCATGATTCTGATTGCAACGGTAATGGTCTGCACCGGGCTGCGCATTGGCGAAATGCTGACCTTGCCAGAGAAACCCATCTCCCGTGCTGAAGACGGCAGCAAAAATCTGCGCTATGCGCGCTTGAAGGGACGTGCCGACGATGTGGCCGTCGAGTGGCTTATCAAACCGCTGTTGACGGAGACCGAGGAGGTCGTCGAAGCAGCACTGATCGAGCTATGGGAGGCGACGCAGGGAGCTCGCCAAATATCCCGCTCGTTCCATGAGTCGGGCGAGCTACTCGCAGCCTTACCGTTACAGGCGGAAATTGTTGGCACTTCGTTACCCGCAATACTCGGACTGCGCAGCAAAGCGGTCGCGCAGTTCCTGAAAGCTCGGCGCATCACTTACACCGTCGTCGCGAAGAATATTCGGATCAGTCGCGAGGCGCTGCTTCAGGGAATTCGGGGCGACCACTGGGCATCGCCCACCATACCCGGCACACCCGGTCGCGGCCTTGCGCTCCATGAAGCGCTCTGCGTTGTTTACACAAATCAGATGCACCGTGGCACTCGAACGACGCTGACCTACGCGGCGCGTCCGATCACTGACCAGAACGTGCGGGATTTCCTGACTGGACGTGGAGTCGTTGGTTCCGTTTTCGAGCGTTACGCGATCGCCGACAGTAGTGGCGGCCAAATAAACGTTCGCTCGCATGGATTTCGTCACTTTCTAAACCATCTACTGGACGAGGGTGGTGCACCGGATCTCGTGCAGACCAAATGGTTCGGGCGCAAGCATGCCGGCGACACAAAGGCCTATCAGCACCTGACGCACGCCCAAAAGGCCGCGCAAGTAGTGGCGGACATCATGGACGGTCAAATCAGCGGTGCGGTGACGGAACTTGCGAAGGTTCTGCCAGCCGAGCTCGCACAGACATTCCTGACTGCACGCATCCATGCCGTCCACGATGTCGGACCGGGAATGTGCATTCACGACTTCCAGATGGCGCCGTGCCCGCGACATCTGCAGTGCACGGTGAACTGCGACGAGTACATCTGGTTGAAGCGCGATGCGTCACGGTCAGACGAACTCAAGAGACAGGCGGCCGTTGTCTATATCAGCCTGCAAAGTGTTCAGAAGCAGATCGACGGACAGGCGTTGGTTGAGCCGGACTGGATGAGGCACCTGCGTATCCGGTACGACCAGCTGATGACGCAATTGGCACCGCTCAACTTCGGGGAAGTAGATCTTGTACGCTATATCGATCAAGGGGGCTGCCATGCCGAAGGCGATTCGAGCTAA
- a CDS encoding IS3-like element ISBvi4 family transposase (programmed frameshift) — protein sequence MNRIPRAVYTKELRDEAVKLALAEGVGVSEASRRLSIPIKTLANWVRAAKAGKLKDVGRHQRPLTEMEAELAQVKRELAEVKMERDLPKKVRDVLREGVAVKYGVIEQMRQDYPVPPMCRVLGVSVSGYYAWRKRGPSERTQQEPRLEAEVLAAHQRTRESFGPERLKQHLDERGVRIGVHRIRRLRRKLGLRCKQKRRFKATTNSKHDLPVAPNLLNQDFSVTAPNQAWCGDITYIATDEGWLYLAGLKDLYSGEIVGYAMSERMTKNLVMQALFRAVATRRPPAGLIHHSDRGSQYCALAYQALIGQFDMRASMSRRGNCYDNAPIESFWGTLKNELVYHQRFATREQARLAISEYIEIFYNRQRTQARLNYQSPVAFTQRFYLNQIAA from the exons ATGAATCGAATTCCAAGAGCGGTCTATACGAAGGAGCTTCGCGACGAAGCGGTCAAGTTGGCGTTGGCCGAAGGTGTGGGGGTATCGGAAGCTTCCCGGCGCTTGTCGATCCCAATCAAGACGCTGGCAAACTGGGTGCGCGCGGCGAAGGCCGGTAAGCTGAAAGATGTCGGCCGGCACCAGAGGCCACTGACGGAAATGGAGGCCGAGCTGGCGCAGGTCAAGCGCGAACTGGCCGAGGTCAAAATGGAGCGCGATCTGC CTAAAAAAGTTCGCGACGTACTTCGCGAAGGAGTCGCGGTGAAGTACGGCGTGATCGAACAAATGCGACAGGACTATCCCGTGCCGCCGATGTGCCGCGTGCTGGGTGTATCGGTGAGCGGCTACTATGCGTGGCGCAAGCGCGGGCCGTCCGAAAGAACGCAGCAGGAGCCTCGCCTGGAAGCGGAGGTACTTGCGGCACATCAGCGAACTCGGGAAAGCTTCGGGCCCGAGCGCCTGAAGCAACATCTCGATGAACGTGGCGTGCGAATCGGCGTGCACCGGATCAGGCGACTGCGTAGAAAACTGGGACTGCGCTGCAAGCAGAAACGCCGGTTCAAGGCCACGACGAATTCGAAGCACGACCTGCCTGTCGCGCCGAATCTGTTGAACCAGGATTTCTCAGTGACCGCGCCCAATCAGGCCTGGTGCGGTGACATCACCTATATCGCGACCGACGAGGGCTGGCTGTATCTTGCCGGCCTGAAGGACCTGTACAGCGGCGAAATCGTCGGCTATGCGATGAGCGAACGTATGACGAAAAATCTGGTCATGCAGGCACTGTTTCGCGCTGTCGCAACCCGACGACCGCCGGCGGGCCTGATTCATCATAGCGACCGTGGGTCGCAATATTGTGCGCTGGCTTATCAAGCACTCATCGGCCAGTTTGACATGCGCGCGTCGATGAGCCGCCGTGGCAACTGCTACGACAACGCGCCCATCGAATCCTTCTGGGGAACGCTGAAGAATGAACTGGTCTATCATCAACGCTTCGCCACGCGCGAGCAGGCGCGCCTGGCGATCAGCGAATACATCGAAATCTTCTACAACCGGCAGCGCACGCAGGCGCGTCTGAACTACCAATCGCCTGTCGCGTTCACGCAGCGCTTCTATTTGAATCAGATCGCTGCTTAA
- a CDS encoding helix-turn-helix domain-containing protein codes for MHSSARIGAALRMLRQAKGVSQEDFGVVSSRTYVSTVERGLKSPTLGKIEQLAEVLGVHPLTLIATAYLDEYNDNGVESALSDLRSELLTILEEAQ; via the coding sequence ATGCACTCATCGGCGCGAATCGGCGCAGCGTTGCGGATGCTTCGCCAAGCGAAAGGAGTATCTCAAGAGGACTTCGGCGTTGTCTCCAGCCGCACCTATGTCAGCACCGTCGAGCGCGGCCTCAAGTCTCCTACTCTCGGAAAGATCGAGCAGTTGGCAGAGGTACTAGGCGTCCACCCTCTCACGCTCATAGCCACTGCATACTTGGACGAATACAACGACAATGGGGTGGAGTCGGCCCTGTCCGACCTGAGAAGTGAATTACTGACTATCCTTGAAGAAGCGCAATAG
- a CDS encoding helix-turn-helix domain-containing protein: MLHKALRHLRRYHRMTQEELASRLEISNNYLSEIESGKKAHAITVDLLNRYASVFGVPVSSLMLFSEELESDKRSEKIRVAMASNVLKVLDWVAADDERRA; the protein is encoded by the coding sequence ATGTTGCACAAGGCTTTACGCCACCTTCGCCGATATCATCGAATGACCCAGGAAGAGTTGGCGAGCCGCCTCGAGATTTCCAACAACTACTTGTCGGAGATCGAATCGGGCAAGAAGGCGCATGCAATCACGGTCGATTTGCTGAACAGATATGCGAGCGTGTTTGGCGTACCCGTGTCGAGCCTGATGCTGTTCTCCGAGGAGTTGGAATCCGACAAGCGCAGCGAGAAGATTCGTGTTGCGATGGCGTCAAACGTGCTGAAGGTACTGGACTGGGTAGCCGCCGATGACGAGAGACGCGCGTAA